One genomic segment of Meiothermus sp. QL-1 includes these proteins:
- a CDS encoding Hsp20/alpha crystallin family protein: MTIERYDALEQLRLIRQQLEEFSRRFSSLEALGEWVPAVDILDEGDHYRILVDVPGVKSEDLELKEQGQTLTLAGVRHPLGGTYIRQERPTGLFRRTLTLPEPIVPNSAQASLKGGVLELVLKKARKGRKKTATPRKDPE; the protein is encoded by the coding sequence ATGACCATAGAACGCTACGACGCCCTGGAGCAGCTCAGGCTCATCCGCCAGCAGCTCGAGGAGTTCTCCCGGCGCTTTTCCTCGCTAGAAGCCCTGGGGGAGTGGGTGCCGGCGGTGGACATCCTCGACGAGGGGGACCACTACCGCATCCTGGTGGACGTGCCTGGGGTCAAAAGCGAGGATCTGGAGCTGAAAGAACAGGGCCAGACCCTCACCTTAGCCGGGGTGCGCCACCCGCTGGGGGGCACCTACATACGTCAGGAGCGCCCCACCGGCCTCTTTCGCCGCACCCTGACCCTACCCGAACCCATCGTGCCCAACAGCGCCCAGGCCTCCCTCAAGGGGGGGGTGCTGGAGCTGGTGCTCAAGAAAGCCCGCAAGGGCCGCAAAAAAACGGCTACCCCTCGCAAGGATCCGGAGTGA
- a CDS encoding penicillin acylase family protein codes for MRRLGWLLLLLAACAPVQVRSVPGLAAPVEVTFDQWGVPHIRAQTDLDVFFAQGYLHARDRLFQMELGRRAAQGRLSEVLGAATVEQDRFFRTLGLHRAAVASLPYQSDFARRVLEAYAAGVNQFIREGDLPLPFRLLGFTPEPWTPADSLAWGKLQAYDLGQCWQDEVDNLYLLERLGPSGFEELRSYPAEGPTVLQAQDLPSRAASPPPAISPGLLEAMQQVVALSERLILAPRHPEQGSNNWVLSGARTTTGRPLLANDPHLRLQNPSLWYLVDLQGPGYRAIGASIPGLPGVILGHNHRVAWGATNVRPDVMDLFVLELEGEAYRTRLGLVPLRKRQEVIRVRGAPDVVFTVRESEYGPLISDLGAFLRSGLTPGRPLGENQAAALRWTGLDPDDTTFEAYLGMNLAQNAQAFREALRAYVAPMQSFVYADVEGKIGYFAPGRVPLRDWDGRFPASGFRHYWQGYLPFERLPQVVNPKEGFVASANNRVLPHGGPDISTYTTEVFRAQRIRELILAQPRASLADMARWQLDTYSLIARELVPGLLALEPQSEAARRLQEAVRGWDLRAELDSVGATAFAFYYREIARMLEDELGLRYPPVPYLFVKTLREEGRWCQNPKAGIRSCAEFKAQALERAGAELEQRLGPDPTQWAWGRLHRAQITSPLASAPLIGPLYQRTLPTPGAIHTVNVANYDQNTFLHTSGASLRTLFDLSDLDNSQAIYPMGQSADPFSPHYDDLLPLWRDGRYIPLSSRPSDWGRTWRLELRP; via the coding sequence ATGCGCAGACTGGGGTGGTTGCTCCTCTTGCTCGCCGCCTGCGCACCGGTGCAGGTGCGGAGCGTACCGGGCCTGGCCGCACCGGTAGAGGTCACCTTCGACCAGTGGGGGGTGCCGCACATCCGGGCCCAGACCGACCTGGACGTGTTCTTCGCCCAAGGCTACCTGCACGCCCGCGACCGGCTTTTCCAGATGGAGCTGGGCCGTCGGGCCGCCCAGGGCCGGCTGTCCGAGGTGCTGGGGGCAGCAACCGTAGAGCAGGACCGCTTCTTCCGCACTCTGGGCCTCCACCGCGCAGCCGTGGCCTCGCTGCCCTACCAAAGCGACTTCGCCCGCCGGGTGCTGGAGGCCTACGCGGCCGGGGTCAACCAGTTCATCCGGGAGGGCGACCTACCCCTGCCCTTCCGCCTCCTGGGCTTTACCCCTGAGCCCTGGACCCCCGCCGACAGCCTGGCCTGGGGCAAGCTCCAGGCCTACGACCTGGGCCAGTGCTGGCAGGACGAGGTGGACAACCTGTACCTTCTGGAGCGGCTGGGTCCATCCGGTTTCGAAGAGCTGCGCAGCTACCCTGCCGAGGGGCCCACCGTGCTCCAGGCCCAGGACCTGCCCAGCCGCGCGGCATCCCCCCCGCCGGCAATCTCGCCCGGCTTGCTGGAGGCGATGCAGCAGGTGGTGGCGCTATCGGAGCGGCTCATCCTGGCCCCGCGCCACCCCGAGCAGGGCTCCAACAACTGGGTCCTGAGCGGGGCCCGCACCACCACCGGCCGACCCCTGCTGGCCAACGACCCCCACCTGCGGCTGCAGAACCCCTCGCTTTGGTATCTTGTGGACCTGCAGGGGCCTGGTTACCGGGCCATCGGGGCCAGCATCCCCGGGCTGCCCGGGGTCATCCTGGGGCACAACCACCGGGTGGCCTGGGGGGCCACCAACGTGCGCCCCGACGTAATGGACCTCTTTGTGCTGGAGCTCGAGGGCGAGGCCTACCGCACCCGGCTGGGGCTGGTGCCCCTGCGAAAGCGCCAGGAGGTCATTCGGGTCCGGGGCGCGCCGGACGTGGTCTTCACCGTGCGGGAAAGCGAGTACGGCCCCCTTATCTCCGACCTGGGGGCCTTCCTGCGCTCGGGCCTTACCCCAGGACGCCCCCTGGGGGAAAACCAGGCCGCGGCGCTGCGCTGGACCGGCCTGGACCCCGACGACACCACCTTTGAGGCCTACCTGGGCATGAACCTCGCCCAAAACGCCCAGGCCTTTCGCGAGGCCCTCAGGGCCTACGTGGCCCCCATGCAGAGCTTTGTTTATGCCGATGTGGAAGGGAAAATCGGCTACTTCGCCCCGGGGCGCGTACCCCTGCGCGACTGGGACGGCCGCTTCCCGGCCAGCGGCTTCCGCCACTACTGGCAGGGCTACCTGCCCTTCGAGCGCCTGCCGCAGGTGGTAAACCCTAAGGAGGGCTTTGTCGCCAGCGCCAACAACCGGGTGCTGCCCCATGGGGGGCCTGACATCTCCACCTACACCACCGAGGTCTTCCGCGCCCAGCGCATCCGCGAGCTCATCCTGGCCCAGCCCAGGGCCAGCCTGGCCGATATGGCGCGCTGGCAGCTCGACACCTACTCCCTGATTGCGCGCGAGCTGGTGCCCGGGCTGCTGGCCCTAGAGCCCCAGAGCGAGGCGGCCAGGCGCCTGCAGGAAGCGGTGCGAGGCTGGGACCTGCGGGCCGAGCTGGACTCGGTGGGGGCCACGGCCTTCGCCTTCTACTACCGCGAGATAGCCCGCATGCTCGAGGACGAGCTGGGCCTGCGCTATCCTCCCGTTCCCTACCTATTCGTCAAAACCCTGCGTGAGGAGGGGCGCTGGTGCCAGAACCCCAAGGCAGGCATCCGAAGCTGCGCCGAGTTCAAGGCCCAGGCCCTGGAACGGGCCGGGGCGGAACTCGAGCAGAGGCTGGGCCCCGACCCCACCCAGTGGGCCTGGGGCCGGCTGCACCGGGCCCAGATTACCTCCCCCCTGGCCTCGGCCCCCCTCATCGGCCCCCTCTACCAGCGCACCCTTCCCACCCCCGGGGCGATTCACACCGTAAACGTGGCCAACTACGACCAGAACACCTTCCTGCACACCTCGGGGGCCTCGCTTAGAACCCTTTTCGACCTTTCGGACCTGGACAACAGCCAGGCCATCTACCCCATGGGGCAGTCCGCCGACCCCTTCAGCCCCCACTACGACGACCTTCTCCCTCTGTGGCGGGACGGTCGGTACATCCCCTTGAGCAGCCGCCCAAGCGACTGGGGGCGCACCTGGAGGCTGGAGCTGCGACCATGA
- a CDS encoding DUF502 domain-containing protein: protein MRNRLRRYFIAGLLSTLPIAVTLYVLVWVYNWSNGLIEAVLKAVDAEPARWLMPFLPILAIVATLGLVVLAGLLANNYVGRMLFAALDRSIKTIPLVREVYNAVQQIAHTLLGQPEVQFQRAALIEYPRKGLYTLCFIASPQVGRRLSPLPEGYTVVLVPTSPVPASGMAIIVPSADVIPLDISVEDALKYVVSAGFILPESRAAQLLTDAGPQRS, encoded by the coding sequence ATGCGCAATCGACTCCGCCGCTACTTTATAGCCGGGCTGCTCTCCACCCTGCCGATTGCGGTCACTTTGTATGTGCTGGTCTGGGTGTACAACTGGTCGAACGGCCTTATCGAGGCGGTGCTCAAAGCCGTGGACGCCGAGCCGGCCCGCTGGTTAATGCCGTTTTTGCCGATTCTGGCGATCGTGGCCACCCTGGGGCTGGTGGTGCTGGCCGGCCTGCTGGCCAACAACTACGTGGGCCGGATGCTCTTTGCCGCGCTGGACCGCAGCATCAAGACCATCCCGCTGGTGCGGGAGGTTTACAACGCGGTGCAGCAGATTGCCCACACCCTGCTGGGCCAGCCCGAGGTGCAGTTCCAGCGGGCGGCCCTGATCGAGTACCCCCGCAAGGGCCTCTACACCCTCTGCTTCATCGCCAGCCCCCAGGTGGGCCGGCGGCTTTCCCCCTTGCCGGAGGGCTATACCGTGGTGCTGGTGCCCACCAGCCCGGTTCCGGCCTCGGGCATGGCCATCATCGTGCCCAGCGCTGATGTGATCCCGCTGGATATCAGCGTGGAGGACGCCCTGAAGTACGTGGTCTCGGCGGGGTTCATCCTGCCGGAAAGCCGGGCTGCTCAGCTTCTGACCGATGCCGGTCCGCAGCGGTCCTAG
- the miaA gene encoding tRNA (adenosine(37)-N6)-dimethylallyltransferase MiaA has protein sequence MTWIPVLAGPTATGKTTLALRLGEVWPLEVISADASMVYVGMDIGTAKPSPEERARVPHHLVDVVRPDQPFSVADYVARAEAAIQGVLERGRIPLVVGGTGYYIRTLAEGLHALPPPDPALQAELWGLLELRGLEPLQAELAAHSPEDALRVGKNPRRLVRALEVLRRTGLPPSRLPRRPPRFRYRKLILWPAWDWLEPRLAFRVEGMLERGLVEEVRGLLRAYPSMPTALQAIGYKEIAAYLRGDCTLEEARAAMLRATRAYAKRQYTWFRKEPGPVVFLPRAGEEALAEVEAWLREGEGHPLS, from the coding sequence ATGACCTGGATTCCCGTGCTCGCTGGGCCTACCGCCACCGGAAAGACCACGCTGGCCCTCCGGCTAGGGGAGGTGTGGCCCCTCGAGGTCATCTCGGCCGACGCCAGCATGGTCTATGTGGGCATGGACATCGGGACCGCCAAACCAAGCCCGGAGGAGCGGGCCCGGGTGCCGCACCACCTGGTCGATGTGGTGCGCCCTGACCAGCCCTTTAGCGTGGCTGACTATGTGGCGCGGGCCGAGGCGGCCATCCAGGGGGTACTGGAACGGGGGCGCATCCCGCTGGTGGTGGGGGGGACCGGCTACTACATAAGGACCCTCGCCGAGGGGCTTCACGCGTTGCCCCCGCCCGACCCGGCGCTCCAGGCCGAGCTCTGGGGCTTGCTGGAGCTGAGGGGGCTCGAGCCCCTGCAGGCCGAGCTGGCGGCCCACAGCCCGGAGGACGCCCTTCGGGTGGGGAAGAACCCCCGCCGGCTGGTGCGGGCCCTGGAGGTGCTCCGCCGCACCGGCCTACCGCCCTCGCGGCTGCCCAGGCGGCCCCCTCGCTTTCGCTACCGCAAACTCATCCTGTGGCCGGCGTGGGACTGGCTCGAGCCCCGGCTGGCTTTTCGGGTGGAGGGCATGCTGGAGAGGGGTCTGGTGGAGGAGGTGCGGGGGCTGCTGCGGGCCTATCCCTCCATGCCCACCGCCCTTCAGGCCATCGGCTACAAGGAGATCGCTGCCTACCTGCGGGGCGACTGCACCCTGGAGGAGGCCCGGGCGGCCATGCTCCGGGCCACCCGGGCCTACGCCAAGCGGCAGTACACCTGGTTTCGCAAGGAACCGGGGCCGGTGGTCTTCCTGCCCCGGGCGGGGGAGGAGGCCTTGGCCGAGGTGGAGGCCTGGCTGCGGGAGGGCGAGGGGCATCCTTTATCATAG
- the galE gene encoding UDP-glucose 4-epimerase GalE, with translation MKVLVTGGAGYIGSTVANALLDHGHTPILLDSLVTGHKAFTQGKVFYQGDIADGALLARIFAEHPDIHSTIHCAARVVVPESVEEPYLYYRENVCKSLELFKNLEALGCRRVIFSSSASVYAPAPGFLVTEDSPLGPSSPYARTKYMMELVLEDLCRATSLRAIALRYFNPIGADPKLRSGVHVREPSHVLGRLVDVALGKREAFVITGVDWPTRDGSGIRDYIHVWDLALAHVRAVERFDEVLARLGRPYGVINLGTGRGVTVKELLAAFERVYGRPIPKREAPPRPGDVAGAYASAERAWELLGWRAERSIEEGIASALAWGEKRRAVLGYA, from the coding sequence ATGAAGGTACTCGTCACCGGAGGAGCGGGCTACATCGGCAGCACCGTGGCCAATGCCCTCCTCGACCATGGCCACACCCCCATCCTGCTCGACTCCCTCGTGACCGGGCATAAAGCCTTCACCCAGGGCAAGGTCTTCTACCAGGGGGATATCGCCGACGGAGCGCTGCTGGCGCGCATCTTTGCGGAGCACCCTGATATTCACAGCACCATCCACTGCGCAGCACGGGTGGTGGTGCCGGAGTCGGTGGAGGAGCCCTACCTCTACTATCGCGAGAACGTCTGCAAGAGCCTCGAGCTCTTCAAAAACCTGGAGGCCCTTGGTTGCCGCCGGGTCATCTTCAGCTCCTCGGCCTCGGTCTACGCCCCAGCACCGGGCTTTTTGGTCACGGAGGACTCCCCCCTGGGCCCCAGCTCCCCCTACGCCCGCACCAAGTACATGATGGAGCTGGTGCTGGAGGACCTCTGCCGGGCCACCAGCCTTCGCGCGATTGCCCTGCGCTACTTCAACCCCATCGGGGCCGACCCCAAGCTGCGCAGTGGGGTTCACGTGCGCGAGCCCAGCCATGTTCTGGGACGGTTGGTGGATGTGGCGCTGGGCAAGCGGGAGGCCTTTGTAATCACCGGGGTGGACTGGCCCACCCGCGACGGCTCGGGTATTCGCGACTACATCCACGTCTGGGACCTGGCCCTGGCCCACGTGCGGGCGGTGGAGCGCTTCGACGAGGTGCTGGCCCGGCTGGGCCGGCCCTACGGGGTCATCAACCTGGGCACCGGCCGGGGGGTGACGGTCAAGGAGCTCCTGGCGGCTTTTGAGCGGGTCTACGGCCGGCCCATCCCCAAGCGGGAGGCCCCCCCCCGCCCCGGCGATGTGGCCGGGGCCTATGCCAGCGCCGAGCGGGCCTGGGAATTGTTGGGCTGGAGGGCTGAACGCTCAATCGAGGAGGGCATCGCCAGCGCGCTCGCCTGGGGGGAGAAGCGCAGGGCGGTGCTGGGCTACGCCTGA
- a CDS encoding CaiB/BaiF CoA-transferase family protein, with protein MGALDGVKVLDLSRVLAGPYCTQMLADLGARVWKVEPLWGDETRGWGPPFVPAGPEGRGESAYFLSCNRGKQSLAINLKDPRGQQIVRALAQRADVLVENFKTGDLARYGLDYPSLARLNPGLIYLSITGYGHTGPRAAEPGYDVAIQGLCGIMSVTGEPEGPPMRVPVAWIDLMTGMQGAVAVLAALWERARSGLGQHIDLALFDVGLAAMVNLAQSYLVTGALPPRLGNAHPQIVPYGAFQAADGWFMLTIGNDEQYRRACMALERPELWEDPRFQTNAGRVQHRAALLPELEALFRTRPRQAWLERLRKAGVPATPVHNLAEALADPQAQARGMVWHLEHPTLGRLPLLGSPLAHLSRTPAEPQAPPPLLGQHTEAVLKEVLGLEAKEVEALRAAGVIGG; from the coding sequence ATGGGCGCGCTGGATGGCGTCAAGGTCCTTGACCTCTCCCGGGTGCTGGCCGGGCCCTACTGCACCCAGATGCTGGCTGACCTGGGGGCCAGGGTCTGGAAGGTGGAGCCCCTGTGGGGCGATGAGACCCGCGGCTGGGGCCCCCCTTTCGTACCCGCGGGCCCGGAGGGCCGGGGCGAGAGCGCCTACTTTTTGTCCTGCAACCGGGGCAAGCAGAGCCTGGCGATAAACCTCAAAGACCCCAGGGGCCAGCAGATTGTGCGGGCGCTGGCCCAGCGGGCCGACGTGCTGGTGGAGAACTTCAAGACCGGCGACCTGGCCCGCTACGGGCTCGACTACCCCAGCCTGGCCCGGCTCAACCCCGGGCTCATCTATCTCTCCATCACCGGCTATGGCCACACCGGCCCCCGCGCGGCCGAGCCCGGCTACGACGTGGCCATCCAGGGGCTTTGTGGCATCATGTCGGTTACCGGTGAACCCGAGGGGCCCCCCATGCGCGTGCCGGTGGCCTGGATCGACCTGATGACCGGGATGCAGGGGGCCGTGGCTGTGCTGGCGGCCCTTTGGGAGCGGGCGCGAAGCGGCCTGGGGCAGCACATCGACCTGGCCCTCTTCGATGTGGGGCTGGCGGCCATGGTCAACCTGGCCCAGAGCTACCTGGTCACCGGTGCGCTGCCCCCCCGGCTGGGCAACGCCCACCCCCAAATCGTGCCCTACGGGGCCTTCCAGGCGGCGGACGGGTGGTTCATGCTGACCATCGGCAACGACGAGCAGTACCGGCGGGCCTGCATGGCGCTGGAGCGGCCCGAGCTTTGGGAGGACCCGCGCTTCCAGACCAACGCCGGCCGCGTCCAGCACCGCGCGGCGCTGCTACCCGAGCTGGAGGCCCTCTTCCGCACCCGGCCCAGGCAGGCATGGCTCGAGCGCCTGCGAAAAGCCGGCGTCCCGGCCACCCCGGTCCACAACCTGGCCGAGGCCCTGGCCGACCCCCAGGCCCAGGCCCGGGGCATGGTGTGGCACCTCGAGCACCCCACATTGGGCCGGCTTCCCCTGCTGGGCTCTCCTCTGGCCCACCTCTCCCGCACACCTGCCGAGCCCCAGGCCCCCCCGCCCCTCCTGGGCCAGCACACCGAGGCGGTGCTCAAAGAGGTGCTGGGCCTGGAAGCGAAGGAGGTGGAAGCGCTCCGGGCGGCGGGGGTCATAGGGGGCTAG
- the pheA gene encoding prephenate dehydratase: MRIAFQGTEGAYSEEASLRAFPEAETIGLPTFHQVFAAVTEGEVDLGVVPVENTTAGIINQTYDLLLETDLHVVGELVLKVDHCLLAPPGTRLEDVRKVISHPQGLAQCDGFIARYKLEAIPVYDTAGAARALAENPEPGLAAIASRRAAERYGLVVLAKSIQDFIGNYTRFFVLSREEWPRREGPYKTSVVFTTRHRPGELLAALKAFADQGINLTKLESRPRRNPDRPFSPIFYADFEGHAEDPGPSQALLTLLRRASFVKVLGSYPAVTSWGLLKDPEE, from the coding sequence CTGCGCATCGCCTTCCAGGGCACCGAGGGGGCCTACAGCGAGGAGGCCTCGCTCAGGGCTTTCCCCGAGGCCGAGACCATCGGGCTGCCCACCTTCCACCAGGTCTTCGCCGCCGTCACCGAGGGCGAGGTGGACCTGGGGGTGGTCCCGGTGGAAAACACCACCGCCGGCATCATCAACCAGACCTACGACCTGCTGCTGGAGACCGACCTGCACGTGGTGGGGGAGCTGGTGCTCAAGGTGGACCACTGCCTGCTGGCCCCGCCCGGCACCCGGCTGGAGGACGTCCGCAAGGTCATCAGCCACCCCCAGGGCCTGGCCCAGTGCGACGGGTTCATCGCCCGCTACAAGCTCGAGGCCATCCCGGTCTACGACACCGCCGGGGCGGCCCGGGCCCTGGCCGAAAACCCCGAGCCGGGGCTGGCCGCCATCGCCAGCCGCCGCGCTGCTGAGCGCTACGGGCTGGTGGTCCTGGCTAAAAGCATCCAGGACTTCATCGGCAACTACACCCGCTTCTTCGTGCTCTCGCGGGAGGAGTGGCCCCGCCGGGAGGGCCCCTACAAGACCTCGGTGGTCTTCACCACCCGCCACCGCCCGGGCGAGCTGCTGGCCGCGCTCAAGGCCTTTGCCGACCAGGGCATCAACCTGACCAAGCTCGAGTCCCGCCCCCGCCGCAACCCCGACCGGCCTTTCTCCCCCATCTTCTACGCCGACTTCGAGGGCCACGCCGAGGACCCCGGCCCCTCCCAGGCCCTGCTCACCCTGCTGCGCCGGGCCTCGTTCGTGAAGGTGCTGGGCTCCTACCCTGCGGTCACCAGCTGGGGCCTCCTCAAAGACCCGGAGGAATAA
- a CDS encoding GTP-binding protein has protein sequence MQGRIPVSIVGGFLGAGKTTLVNHLIQKGGRRFGVVVNEFGETGIDASLIENVDTDGIAELTNGCLCCVGREDLVSALFKLLGRRPEHILIELSGLADPVPVAQAVLDPFARPHFELDGIIGVADARNLARTLQDNPEGAVQLAYASVVVLNKTDLAPPEALTEAEALLRQTNPLAPLYPAVRGQVPPERLLGLRAFALDWQPKAHPHHHTPGLQTFTLRAEGLLERPKVNAFIDQYLIARPNAVYRAKGYLSVRGFAQQVLFQSVREIFSLEMSKRPAEAPSELVVIGRNLDPGEYEAAFQALRQA, from the coding sequence ATGCAAGGGCGCATCCCGGTAAGCATCGTGGGTGGCTTCCTGGGGGCAGGCAAGACCACCTTGGTCAACCACCTAATCCAAAAGGGCGGGCGGCGCTTCGGGGTCGTCGTCAACGAGTTCGGGGAAACCGGCATCGACGCCTCCCTCATCGAAAACGTGGACACCGACGGCATCGCCGAGCTCACCAACGGCTGCCTCTGCTGCGTGGGGCGGGAAGACCTGGTCTCGGCCCTCTTCAAGCTCCTGGGGCGCAGACCCGAGCACATCCTGATCGAGCTCTCCGGGCTGGCCGACCCGGTGCCGGTGGCCCAGGCCGTGCTCGACCCCTTCGCCCGCCCTCACTTCGAACTGGACGGCATCATCGGGGTGGCCGACGCCCGCAACCTGGCGCGCACCCTGCAAGACAACCCCGAAGGCGCAGTACAGCTCGCCTACGCGAGCGTGGTGGTGCTCAACAAGACCGACCTCGCCCCCCCCGAGGCCCTAACCGAGGCCGAGGCCCTGCTCCGCCAGACCAACCCCCTGGCCCCCCTCTACCCCGCCGTCCGCGGCCAGGTGCCCCCCGAAAGGCTGCTCGGCCTCAGGGCCTTTGCCCTCGACTGGCAGCCCAAGGCCCACCCCCACCACCACACCCCGGGCCTGCAGACCTTCACCCTCCGGGCCGAGGGGCTTCTGGAGCGGCCCAAGGTCAATGCCTTCATCGACCAGTACCTGATCGCCCGGCCCAACGCGGTCTACCGGGCCAAGGGTTACCTGAGCGTCAGGGGCTTTGCGCAGCAGGTTCTCTTCCAGTCGGTGCGAGAGATATTCAGCCTGGAGATGTCCAAACGCCCCGCCGAGGCCCCTTCTGAGCTGGTGGTCATCGGGCGCAACCTGGACCCGGGCGAGTACGAGGCCGCCTTCCAGGCCCTGCGTCAGGCGTAG
- a CDS encoding LptA/OstA family protein has translation MRRIGFILFLFLLALAVLAQSRERIITIEAPGGQRSGNLRMGPWVYEAGRPGGVIGRVKDLEISATRATLEAPQGKTMQEAEGERVASFEGGVTVRRDRMTATGPRLVYRESNGRGVLEGGARMRQEPRDKESDPVEVTAPRMTFEVDTNISTSEGGVALKNGRQEGRSQQVYYEEDRGLAVFTDEKEVVLIRRREGKGDLVIRAREVRSLTEEKRLLATGGVTLVDGDITTTGASLLYNDNTGEATVLAGRVGNQNVPARSVNAKERAALSGNALLHNVNRSQVRVLAQAPRLPLGDFRKLGE, from the coding sequence ATGAGACGCATTGGCTTCATCCTCTTTCTCTTTTTGCTGGCCCTGGCCGTGCTGGCCCAGAGCAGGGAGCGCATCATCACCATCGAGGCCCCGGGGGGGCAGCGCTCGGGCAACCTGCGCATGGGGCCCTGGGTGTACGAGGCGGGCCGGCCGGGGGGGGTTATCGGCCGGGTCAAGGACCTGGAGATCAGCGCTACCCGGGCCACCCTCGAGGCCCCCCAGGGCAAGACCATGCAGGAGGCCGAGGGGGAGCGGGTGGCCTCGTTTGAAGGGGGGGTTACCGTCAGGCGCGACCGCATGACCGCCACCGGGCCCCGCCTGGTCTACCGCGAGAGCAACGGCCGGGGGGTGCTGGAGGGGGGAGCCCGGATGCGCCAGGAACCCCGCGACAAGGAAAGCGACCCGGTGGAGGTGACCGCACCCCGGATGACCTTCGAGGTGGACACCAACATCTCCACCAGCGAAGGAGGGGTGGCCCTCAAGAACGGGCGCCAGGAGGGCCGCTCGCAGCAGGTCTACTACGAGGAGGACCGGGGCTTGGCGGTCTTCACCGATGAGAAAGAGGTGGTGCTGATACGCCGACGGGAGGGCAAGGGCGACCTGGTGATTCGGGCCAGAGAGGTGCGCAGTCTGACCGAGGAGAAGCGCCTTTTGGCCACGGGCGGGGTGACCTTGGTGGACGGCGATATCACCACCACCGGGGCCAGCCTGCTCTACAACGACAACACCGGGGAGGCCACGGTGCTGGCCGGGCGGGTGGGCAACCAGAATGTGCCGGCCCGCAGTGTGAACGCCAAAGAGAGGGCGGCCCTCTCGGGCAACGCCCTTTTGCACAACGTGAACCGCTCACAGGTGCGGGTGCTGGCCCAGGCCCCCAGGCTGCCGCTGGGGGATTTCCGCAAGCTGGGCGAGTAG
- a CDS encoding peptidoglycan bridge formation glycyltransferase FemA/FemB family protein — MLRIEPVDRAEEWNALVASLPITSALQSWGWGEVKRLSGWEPLRLALHDGSGLLAAVQLFRRRLAGPLGLLYAPRGPALRSLEALPQVAEALRRRVGGAVYLKLEPETGQPAGEPPPVFSGLRPAESIQPEYSIWLDLSLGREGILAQMESMHRRNTRLAEKRVVCSIEGEEAFEEFWRLFEETNRRARLLQHAKAYYQAVLREMNQPLGRAFISVARLEGRALAAGLFVAFAGRVDYLYGGSSRENTHAKAPNGMHWRAILWGLEHGYRVYDLWGVPRVREGSHAAGIDAFKEGFGGQRVRFPAYDLPLSPLYGPLTRALRLRKSWVNYRTRGTFRDVL, encoded by the coding sequence GTGCTGCGGATTGAGCCGGTGGACCGGGCCGAGGAGTGGAACGCGCTGGTGGCCTCCTTGCCCATCACCAGCGCCCTGCAGTCTTGGGGCTGGGGCGAGGTCAAGCGGCTTTCCGGTTGGGAACCCTTGCGGCTGGCCCTCCACGACGGCAGCGGGCTTCTGGCGGCGGTCCAGCTTTTTCGCCGCCGTTTGGCGGGCCCTTTGGGCCTGCTCTATGCCCCCCGGGGTCCGGCCCTGCGCAGCCTCGAGGCGCTGCCACAGGTGGCGGAGGCCCTGCGCAGGCGGGTTGGGGGGGCAGTCTACCTGAAGCTGGAGCCCGAGACCGGGCAGCCGGCCGGCGAGCCCCCCCCTGTTTTCTCTGGACTGCGCCCGGCTGAGAGCATCCAGCCGGAGTACTCCATCTGGCTCGACCTTTCTCTGGGGCGGGAGGGAATTCTAGCCCAGATGGAGAGCATGCACCGCCGCAACACCCGCCTGGCCGAGAAGCGGGTGGTGTGCAGCATCGAGGGGGAGGAGGCCTTTGAGGAGTTCTGGCGGCTTTTCGAGGAGACCAACCGTCGGGCCAGGCTGCTGCAGCACGCCAAGGCCTACTACCAGGCGGTGCTGCGCGAGATGAACCAGCCCTTAGGCCGGGCCTTCATCTCCGTCGCCCGGTTGGAGGGGCGGGCCCTGGCCGCAGGGCTTTTCGTGGCCTTTGCGGGTAGGGTGGACTACCTCTACGGCGGCAGCTCGCGCGAGAACACCCATGCCAAGGCCCCGAATGGGATGCACTGGCGGGCCATACTGTGGGGCCTGGAGCACGGCTACAGGGTCTACGACCTGTGGGGGGTGCCGAGGGTGCGGGAGGGCAGCCACGCCGCCGGGATTGACGCCTTCAAGGAGGGTTTCGGGGGTCAGCGGGTACGGTTCCCTGCCTACGACCTGCCCCTTTCGCCCCTGTACGGGCCCCTTACCCGGGCCTTGCGGCTGCGCAAGAGCTGGGTCAACTACCGCACCCGGGGCACCTTCCGCGACGTGCTCTAG